A part of Methanomassiliicoccales archaeon genomic DNA contains:
- a CDS encoding RecQ family ATP-dependent DNA helicase: protein MDEERAFLAAVLSKIYQRGSPSPCSLETERRLLMRCQELSILKFEESNRSGSIVFDVTGSVEGLSSMLESCFFPELLVEGKDLDGLIELYLSICTGPEKEFFNKICSALPLKNLALMIVPQRTFRSMGIDGHVSERVDFAIEVPDLDRGGWLKIVIEIDDSSHNSTQFKDKQRDKDLSNAKWKVYRLRTNEKHKWDRAVENIAIDLITAVTPNIIEASVRLNKMEEKRRNAIRDMVLVPMAESKIAFLASRGLVRNVGQGIIVKSPRNLDLEPAVRSVMDTIRHIISLYNLNVHFKVKLGPEGTVDYYACPHPSMWSSVDPGERLCPIVVSPEVVERMIVADPVPLYYKGFEETVDRSLRFFLQNIFRKYDFRYGQLEIIRRALSLEHVVGLLPTSGGKSLCYQLSSILQPGISVVIDPLRSLIVDQVDNLNRMGMDRIGVIISRGRKNISEESALREKVMDNMMGGMYQFIFIAPERLQIQKFSKLIMEQIEIPITYCVVDEAHCVSEWGHDFRTSYLNVGRRFAERDIDRPNWRTHFIALTGTASRNVLVDIMRELMIEDEEAIVEPRSYDRPELHFSVVKVSKEERIGTIVRLVSRIVEKNFYESRKVPSGLIFTNFAGSEIGVIPLKNAIRSELSGVKVDCYAGKNPENRDNNETMKCDWEDQKINVQSDFKNGAVDILTCTHSFGMGIDKPDIRFTINAMLPRSIEEFYQQAGRAGRDGNDSDCYLVFSDDEPGLSDQILDDNRTPLDDISFRVNNLDWERRDDALHNTWFLSAAFQGVEEEKQQLRYLLRREIELVLKDESKLRVTSIPFLLSRKDPFNGKDETVLEKIIYRLQTIGAIRDYYKDYNGQKFTLHLIEFDSSSIYEQTRKHLGRYISEGEIEKRLGRASRSDPYEAVEHCGGVLIDFIYDKIVKRRRRAMHQMLELARVGTVDIDRFKLDMLAFLEESEFTKPVAGLSLSDDPDAWLEILERLDGVDSMRKLLGACRRQLEETPGHPGLLIMAGFCALSYSNVANGMKDLKNGLFALKDSVSDDHTIMKTVERFFEISERVQPSKREYILEALLELGMPDVDRFVYKRSGQFGYAHLTSLVKITSELGIGRE from the coding sequence GTGGATGAAGAAAGGGCGTTCCTGGCGGCGGTCCTTTCCAAGATCTATCAAAGGGGCAGTCCTTCACCCTGCAGTCTAGAGACCGAGAGAAGGTTGCTGATGAGATGTCAGGAGCTTTCTATTTTGAAATTTGAGGAGTCCAATAGGTCTGGCAGCATTGTATTCGATGTGACGGGGTCGGTCGAAGGTCTTTCCTCGATGCTCGAATCTTGTTTCTTCCCGGAGCTGTTGGTCGAGGGTAAGGATCTCGATGGCCTCATCGAACTGTACCTCTCAATATGTACCGGGCCTGAAAAGGAATTCTTCAATAAGATATGCAGCGCGCTCCCTCTCAAGAATCTGGCCTTGATGATAGTTCCCCAAAGGACCTTCAGATCGATGGGGATCGACGGGCATGTGTCGGAACGCGTGGATTTCGCTATCGAGGTACCTGACCTCGACCGAGGGGGCTGGCTCAAAATAGTCATCGAGATAGACGATTCCAGCCACAATTCTACTCAGTTCAAAGATAAGCAAAGGGACAAAGACCTCAGCAACGCCAAATGGAAAGTATATAGATTGAGGACCAATGAAAAACATAAATGGGACCGAGCGGTCGAGAACATTGCCATAGATCTGATCACCGCAGTAACTCCGAATATAATCGAGGCCTCGGTCCGGCTTAATAAAATGGAAGAGAAGCGGAGAAACGCCATCAGAGATATGGTCCTGGTGCCCATGGCGGAATCCAAGATTGCGTTTTTGGCATCTCGAGGATTGGTCCGAAATGTTGGACAGGGGATCATTGTCAAATCACCTCGAAATTTAGACCTTGAGCCGGCAGTTAGATCTGTTATGGACACGATCCGCCACATCATTTCGCTTTATAATCTCAATGTCCATTTCAAAGTGAAGTTGGGACCTGAAGGGACTGTCGATTATTATGCCTGTCCCCATCCTTCGATGTGGAGCTCGGTCGATCCGGGCGAGCGGCTCTGTCCGATCGTTGTGTCACCGGAAGTTGTGGAACGTATGATCGTTGCTGACCCGGTCCCGTTGTATTACAAAGGATTCGAGGAGACCGTTGACAGGTCCCTCAGATTCTTCCTTCAGAACATATTTAGAAAATATGATTTCAGATATGGTCAGCTTGAGATAATCCGGAGAGCTCTTTCCCTGGAACATGTGGTCGGTCTTCTTCCCACCAGCGGAGGGAAGTCCCTCTGCTACCAATTATCCTCAATTCTACAACCAGGAATATCGGTCGTGATCGATCCTTTACGGTCCTTGATCGTCGATCAGGTCGACAATCTGAACAGAATGGGGATGGACAGGATCGGGGTCATCATAAGCAGAGGTAGAAAGAACATCTCGGAAGAATCGGCCTTGAGAGAGAAAGTGATGGATAATATGATGGGCGGGATGTATCAGTTCATCTTCATCGCCCCTGAGAGGCTCCAGATCCAAAAATTCAGCAAGTTGATAATGGAGCAGATCGAGATACCGATAACATATTGCGTGGTGGATGAGGCGCATTGCGTAAGTGAATGGGGCCATGATTTCAGGACCTCGTATCTGAACGTCGGTAGAAGGTTCGCTGAGAGGGACATTGACAGACCCAATTGGAGGACCCACTTCATCGCATTGACCGGGACGGCCTCCAGGAATGTTCTGGTCGACATCATGAGAGAATTGATGATTGAGGACGAGGAGGCCATAGTCGAACCCAGGTCCTACGACCGTCCAGAATTGCATTTTTCCGTTGTGAAGGTAAGTAAAGAAGAAAGGATCGGAACGATCGTGAGGTTGGTGAGCAGGATCGTTGAAAAGAATTTTTATGAGTCCAGAAAGGTCCCGTCTGGCCTGATCTTTACAAATTTCGCTGGCAGCGAGATAGGGGTCATCCCATTAAAAAACGCCATAAGGTCGGAATTGAGCGGTGTGAAGGTCGATTGTTACGCCGGAAAGAATCCGGAGAATCGGGACAATAACGAAACGATGAAATGCGATTGGGAGGATCAAAAGATCAATGTCCAATCGGATTTTAAAAACGGCGCGGTCGATATATTGACGTGCACCCACTCATTTGGCATGGGTATCGATAAGCCTGACATCAGATTTACGATCAATGCCATGTTGCCCCGTTCCATCGAGGAATTCTATCAGCAGGCGGGAAGGGCAGGCAGGGACGGAAATGACTCGGACTGTTATCTGGTGTTCTCCGATGACGAACCCGGTCTCAGTGACCAGATATTGGATGATAATAGGACTCCGCTTGACGATATCTCATTCAGGGTCAATAATCTGGACTGGGAGCGGAGGGATGATGCCCTGCATAATACCTGGTTTCTCTCGGCTGCATTTCAGGGAGTGGAGGAAGAGAAACAACAGCTGAGATATTTGCTCAGAAGGGAGATCGAATTGGTATTGAAGGATGAATCGAAGCTCAGGGTCACCAGCATTCCCTTCCTTCTCAGTCGAAAAGACCCGTTCAACGGAAAGGACGAGACTGTCCTAGAAAAAATAATCTACAGGCTCCAGACGATCGGGGCGATCAGGGATTATTACAAAGATTACAATGGTCAAAAATTCACCCTGCACCTGATCGAATTCGATTCAAGTTCGATCTACGAACAAACAAGAAAACACCTCGGAAGATACATTTCCGAAGGAGAGATAGAAAAGCGTCTGGGAAGGGCATCCCGATCGGACCCTTATGAGGCCGTTGAGCATTGTGGTGGCGTCCTCATCGATTTCATTTACGATAAAATCGTGAAAAGACGAAGAAGGGCCATGCACCAGATGCTTGAGCTTGCGAGGGTAGGGACCGTCGACATCGACAGGTTCAAGCTGGATATGCTCGCATTCTTAGAAGAATCGGAGTTCACGAAGCCGGTGGCCGGTCTTAGCTTGAGCGATGACCCGGATGCATGGCTCGAGATCCTGGAAAGATTGGATGGCGTAGACTCGATGAGAAAGCTTCTGGGGGCGTGCAGGAGACAGTTAGAGGAAACGCCTGGACATCCCGGGTTGCTGATAATGGCCGGGTTCTGTGCCCTGAGCTATTCGAATGTGGCCAATGGCATGAAGGACCTTAAGAACGGATTATTTGCCTTGAAAGATTCTGTTTCGGACGATCATACCATAATGAAGACGGTCGAGAGGTTTTTCGAGATCTCGGAAAGGGTCCAGCCCTCGAAAAGAGAGTACATTCTCGAGGCGCTTCTGGAGCTTGGGATGCCGGATGTTGATAGGTTCGTTTACAAGAGGTCCGGTCAATTTGGATACGCGCATCTGACCAGTCTTGTTAAGATCACTTCGGAGCTGGGGATCGGGAGAGAATAA
- a CDS encoding oligosaccharide flippase family protein has translation MLGRKSLLVFLGSTISSALGFICLFFITNYVGVDKYGTVILMTSILTTINVIADLGFSSAHIKRISEGQDVDDCVSTFVLIKINLTCLFVIASFLALFIWMAALGRTITDVSRDVFLVMLLFEVFVNLSNIAVITFQGRSEVAKVQFLQILNPLVRLPLVVLIAFAGSSAVLLAVTYMLGAMAMMIASFLMIKRARFRWKRPTLFRSYLTFTVPIIVVTIVSTLYLNIDKIIIGLAIDNVHVGYYSTVQTFLGVIAAIGTAVSVLTFPNFSYLFGQGRVSEVREKALAAERYISMVSLPLVIVLVMFPSEVLSTLFGPDLAEGGDALRFLAIGTYIVMINQPYSSQLLAANRPDILAKSTIIGFAIGTGLFLLLIPKELYGISTMGMGLAGAGIAIIMSNLGQTLIVRSAAKGLSGLALNMRMSLQFLTAIFIGILSHVVFFLMDIEPFLSIRLFFVVLGIPVLFYTLLIIFNEVSKEDIKYFKELINIKKMVQYIINEARNK, from the coding sequence GTGCTCGGTCGTAAGTCCTTACTTGTGTTCCTCGGCAGCACGATATCCTCTGCCCTGGGGTTCATCTGCCTGTTCTTCATAACCAACTACGTCGGGGTGGACAAGTACGGCACCGTCATCCTGATGACCTCCATACTTACAACGATAAACGTCATCGCGGACCTGGGCTTCTCGAGCGCGCACATCAAGAGGATATCCGAGGGTCAGGACGTCGACGATTGCGTCTCTACCTTCGTCCTGATAAAAATTAATTTGACCTGCCTGTTCGTCATAGCGTCGTTCCTTGCGCTGTTCATCTGGATGGCGGCGCTTGGGAGGACCATCACCGACGTATCTAGGGATGTCTTCCTGGTGATGCTGCTGTTCGAGGTGTTCGTGAACCTATCGAACATCGCCGTGATAACATTCCAGGGAAGGAGCGAGGTCGCGAAGGTCCAGTTCCTGCAGATACTGAACCCGTTGGTGCGGTTGCCTTTGGTGGTGCTCATCGCGTTCGCAGGGTCCAGCGCGGTTTTGCTAGCGGTGACCTACATGCTCGGCGCGATGGCGATGATGATAGCCTCATTTTTAATGATCAAGAGGGCGAGGTTCAGATGGAAGAGGCCCACCCTGTTCCGTTCGTACCTGACCTTCACCGTCCCGATCATCGTTGTGACGATAGTGTCGACGTTGTATCTCAACATCGACAAGATCATCATAGGACTGGCGATAGACAACGTCCACGTTGGTTATTATTCGACCGTGCAGACGTTCCTTGGTGTCATCGCGGCCATCGGGACAGCGGTGTCCGTACTTACGTTCCCGAACTTCTCGTACCTCTTCGGCCAAGGTAGGGTCTCGGAGGTAAGAGAGAAGGCCTTGGCCGCCGAGAGGTATATATCGATGGTCTCGCTGCCGTTGGTCATTGTGCTGGTCATGTTCCCAAGTGAGGTACTGTCGACGCTGTTCGGCCCTGACCTTGCTGAAGGCGGGGATGCGCTGAGGTTCCTTGCCATTGGAACCTATATTGTGATGATAAATCAGCCGTACAGCTCGCAGCTGCTTGCGGCGAACAGGCCAGATATACTTGCGAAGAGCACGATAATAGGGTTTGCCATCGGGACGGGCCTCTTCCTGCTTCTGATCCCGAAGGAGCTCTATGGAATAAGCACGATGGGGATGGGACTGGCCGGGGCAGGGATCGCAATAATAATGTCGAACCTGGGCCAGACGTTAATTGTAAGAAGTGCGGCGAAGGGGCTTTCAGGTTTAGCGCTCAACATGAGAATGTCACTTCAATTCTTGACGGCAATTTTCATTGGAATATTATCACATGTTGTTTTCTTTTTAATGGATATCGAACCGTTCTTATCTATCCGATTATTTTTTGTAGTATTGGGCATCCCAGTTTTATTTTATACTTTATTGATTATATTTAACGAAGTTTCAAAAGAAGATATAAAATATTTTAAAGAATTAATAAATATTAAAAAAATGGTCCAATATATTATAAATGAAGCGCGAAATAAATAA
- the ispD gene encoding 2-C-methyl-D-erythritol 4-phosphate cytidylyltransferase: MKIGENMHVTAIILAGGVGKRFGLDVPKQFVKLAGKPIISHTIDIFEKNSMIKEIIIVVNKEYYNYLNNLVKSGHDSNKIKIVVGGDTRQESSFNGLLACSKSTTHVLIHDAVRPFIDQEIIYECILKLEEYDAIDVCIDSSDTLVEINENNEIIKIPNRTSIKRGQTPQAFKFDVIFNAHKICQSKGIQNSTDDCNLVLQSNLCKIHVINGSNHNIKITNPIDISIAEKIFQIREKKSQLLSYDDLLHKLNNKVIVVVGGSSGIGKSICEIGNKLGSVTIPLSRSNGFDVRNPETIKFHLSKIYKKYERIDAVVICAAILHRNKFENFTDDEIRELIEINLTGNAYVAKYSIPYLKKTNGKLVFFASSSYYKGRGEYSTYSATKAGIVNLMQSLSEELEDKVSVLAINPQRTKTPLRTRNFGDEDIDTLLSADFVALSTLNSIAKEGNNGCIIDIRLSDEKKGSLKYNE, translated from the coding sequence TTGAAAATCGGTGAAAATATGCATGTAACTGCAATAATTTTAGCTGGTGGTGTCGGGAAAAGATTTGGGCTTGATGTACCAAAACAATTTGTAAAGTTAGCTGGTAAACCAATTATTTCGCATACCATTGACATATTTGAGAAAAATAGTATGATTAAAGAAATTATAATTGTAGTTAATAAAGAATATTATAATTATTTAAATAATCTAGTAAAAAGTGGCCACGATTCAAATAAAATTAAAATAGTGGTAGGTGGTGATACTCGTCAAGAATCTTCATTCAATGGATTATTAGCTTGTTCAAAAAGTACTACTCACGTACTAATACATGATGCTGTTCGTCCATTTATAGACCAAGAAATTATTTATGAATGCATTTTGAAACTTGAAGAATATGATGCAATTGATGTATGCATTGATTCGTCAGATACTCTAGTCGAAATTAATGAAAACAATGAAATCATCAAAATACCAAATAGAACGTCGATTAAAAGAGGACAAACCCCCCAAGCTTTTAAATTTGATGTGATTTTTAATGCACATAAAATATGCCAATCAAAGGGAATACAGAATTCTACGGATGATTGTAACCTTGTATTACAATCAAATTTATGCAAAATACATGTAATCAATGGATCAAACCATAATATAAAGATTACTAATCCTATTGACATCTCAATAGCAGAGAAAATTTTTCAAATTAGAGAGAAAAAAAGTCAATTGCTTAGTTATGATGATTTATTGCATAAATTGAATAATAAAGTGATAGTAGTTGTGGGAGGAAGTTCTGGAATAGGTAAATCAATATGTGAGATTGGGAACAAACTTGGATCTGTTACCATCCCTTTGTCTAGATCTAATGGATTTGATGTTAGAAATCCAGAAACCATTAAATTTCATCTAAGTAAAATTTATAAAAAATATGAAAGAATCGATGCTGTAGTGATATGTGCGGCAATTCTCCATCGAAATAAATTTGAAAACTTTACCGATGATGAAATTAGAGAATTAATAGAAATCAACTTGACTGGGAATGCATATGTGGCAAAATATTCTATACCATATTTAAAAAAGACAAATGGCAAATTAGTTTTTTTTGCTTCGAGCTCATATTATAAGGGAAGGGGCGAATATTCGACCTATAGCGCAACAAAAGCTGGAATAGTAAATTTAATGCAATCGTTATCCGAGGAATTAGAGGACAAGGTTAGCGTTTTGGCCATTAATCCTCAAAGAACGAAGACACCATTAAGAACACGTAACTTTGGGGACGAGGATATAGATACATTGTTATCTGCGGATTTTGTAGCGTTATCCACATTAAATTCAATTGCTAAGGAAGGGAACAATGGTTGCATAATCGATATAAGATTGTCGGACGAAAAAAAAGGAAGCCTTAAATATAATGAATAG
- a CDS encoding DUF354 domain-containing protein produces the protein MDVQNNKTIWIDLKCPSDVHFFYSVMINLNKFRYLITTRKRAETHQLSINYGMKGIQIGSDHQNHLLKGMYYFDRTFKLSMIKKEFDAIFSFEDAIGPILGKFKNKPSYLFCDNDLKLNKSFSKFQKIESKFKNFADYLIIPEISIKEFINNYSNPKIITYNGYKENIYISDFEPDPNFDLLDYIPNYVLIRPEAIGSFYVAEKKSIVPQIVKLLKKENFNIVYLPRDPQDFSYVSKDEVFIPPKIYKGLDLCYHSQAVLTGSGTLAREAAILGKTSVSFFPGSKLLSVDSDLIRKKKMIHTRDPKEIVNYILNSKEDKNYNYKTNSIKVRDELISKLGETLDEEL, from the coding sequence ATGGATGTACAAAATAATAAAACAATATGGATAGATTTAAAATGTCCTTCAGATGTTCATTTTTTTTATTCTGTTATGATTAATTTAAATAAGTTTCGGTATTTAATAACGACTCGAAAAAGAGCTGAAACACATCAATTGTCTATTAATTATGGAATGAAAGGAATTCAAATAGGTTCTGATCATCAAAATCACTTATTGAAGGGCATGTATTATTTTGATAGGACCTTCAAACTTTCAATGATAAAAAAAGAATTTGATGCAATATTCTCATTTGAAGATGCGATTGGTCCAATATTAGGAAAATTTAAAAATAAGCCATCATATTTATTTTGCGATAATGATTTAAAATTGAATAAATCTTTTTCTAAATTTCAAAAAATAGAATCTAAGTTTAAGAATTTTGCAGATTATTTAATTATTCCTGAAATTTCTATTAAAGAATTTATTAATAATTATTCAAATCCTAAAATAATAACATATAATGGCTATAAAGAAAATATTTATATCTCAGATTTTGAGCCGGATCCAAATTTTGATTTATTGGATTACATTCCAAATTACGTATTAATACGTCCAGAAGCCATAGGGTCATTTTATGTTGCAGAAAAAAAGAGTATAGTTCCTCAGATTGTAAAATTATTAAAAAAAGAAAATTTTAACATAGTATATTTGCCTCGCGATCCTCAAGATTTTAGCTATGTTTCTAAAGATGAAGTTTTTATTCCTCCCAAAATTTACAAGGGTTTGGATTTGTGTTATCACAGTCAGGCAGTGTTAACTGGTTCCGGAACATTAGCTAGAGAGGCGGCAATTCTCGGTAAGACCTCAGTATCTTTTTTTCCTGGTTCAAAATTATTATCGGTAGATTCAGATTTAATAAGAAAGAAAAAAATGATTCACACTAGAGATCCTAAAGAAATCGTCAATTATATTTTAAATAGTAAAGAAGATAAAAATTACAATTATAAAACTAACTCAATAAAAGTGCGCGATGAGTTGATATCGAAATTAGGTGAAACATTAGATGAAGAGTTGTGA
- a CDS encoding glycosyltransferase family 4 protein, protein MKSCDLKLLFITPYPPDVGGISTYSSTLISHLNNKNYSIRILRIYIVNKTMLSYINKMKSIVCNINILLKDESNLVHIQSSSDFSFIENSIYLFIIRILNNKKTIFHLHSPNFTTFYQRKNKFIKKYIKLIFKKSDKIIVLSNKDRQVLLNMKIEERDIYLIRNFNGVQNVYNDIKTAKMLEINETNNVILSIGNLEARKGFDILIKSLFELRKIRTDFVCYIIGSGKEYDSLNNLIDELNLNDNVRLVGRINSKTLIDYYKKSKLVILTSYDEGLPMVMFEALSFGKPFIGTNVGGIPEIINSNNYGYIVEPGNIKEITYCLNSALNKEWDADLILEYSNQFSIDRMLEKIEQIYYDLYMEGLKL, encoded by the coding sequence ATGAAGAGTTGTGATTTAAAGTTATTATTTATAACTCCATATCCACCCGATGTGGGAGGAATATCTACTTATTCAAGTACATTAATAAGCCACTTAAATAATAAAAATTATTCTATAAGGATATTAAGAATATATATAGTAAACAAAACCATGTTAAGTTATATTAATAAGATGAAATCGATAGTGTGTAATATCAATATATTATTAAAAGATGAGAGCAATCTTGTTCATATTCAATCATCATCAGATTTTTCATTTATTGAAAATTCAATATATTTATTTATAATACGAATCTTAAATAATAAAAAAACAATATTTCATCTCCATTCTCCAAATTTCACAACATTTTATCAAAGAAAAAATAAATTTATTAAAAAATATATAAAATTAATATTTAAAAAATCTGATAAAATTATTGTTTTATCAAATAAAGATCGCCAAGTGTTATTGAATATGAAAATTGAAGAACGAGATATATATTTAATAAGGAATTTCAATGGAGTTCAGAATGTATATAATGATATAAAAACAGCAAAGATGTTAGAAATAAATGAAACTAACAATGTAATTTTATCAATAGGAAATTTAGAAGCTCGAAAAGGATTTGATATCCTAATTAAATCCCTTTTTGAGTTACGCAAAATTCGAACAGATTTTGTATGCTATATTATTGGAAGCGGAAAAGAATATGATTCATTAAATAATTTAATAGATGAATTAAATTTAAATGATAATGTTCGTTTGGTTGGGCGGATTAATTCAAAAACCCTAATTGATTATTATAAAAAATCTAAATTGGTTATTTTAACTAGTTATGACGAGGGATTGCCAATGGTGATGTTTGAAGCACTATCATTTGGCAAGCCTTTTATTGGAACAAATGTAGGTGGCATCCCAGAGATTATTAATTCAAATAATTATGGTTATATTGTTGAACCTGGCAATATTAAAGAAATTACTTACTGTTTAAACAGTGCACTGAATAAAGAATGGGATGCTGATTTAATTTTGGAATATTCAAATCAATTTTCCATTGATCGGATGTTGGAAAAAATAGAACAAATTTATTATGATTTATATATGGAAGGATTAAAACTATGA
- a CDS encoding glycosyltransferase family 4 protein — translation MILNEKKEKQQKKIHILFFGMPPGNNLIDGYSKWFSPIIKNLKKNDRLNVYYINYNKILNEKFEILRFILIPYLIYKLHKYKDEIDIVHVLRQNAWYYNIFYALKIKKNITPLKIITVHDIYTAKGKVNFKIIKNIAHADAIFCPSNYTANDIRTILKINKPVYVTYNPLDPSFYCMGTDDKLKMRKNILKERSSRKVLLSIASEMPRKNFEKLLEVLFLFNTSMKEKILLIKVGQFTKLRYKYINIAKKFGIENDILWINYANEKDLLYLYNISDIFITLSDVEGFCMPLIEAMACGLPIIGSKSSAIPEIVGNAGILVNNNDNKEIIEAINTLLYNIDKRNEVIENGFNRIRAFHEQEISRIYFESYLTALEKGLNVK, via the coding sequence ATGATTTTAAATGAGAAAAAAGAGAAACAACAGAAAAAAATTCACATACTGTTTTTTGGTATGCCGCCTGGCAATAATTTAATTGACGGTTATTCTAAATGGTTTTCACCAATTATAAAAAATTTGAAAAAAAATGATAGATTAAATGTTTATTATATTAATTACAACAAGATATTGAACGAAAAATTTGAAATATTACGTTTTATATTAATTCCATATTTAATATATAAGTTACACAAATATAAAGATGAAATAGACATTGTTCACGTTTTACGACAAAATGCATGGTATTACAATATTTTTTATGCTCTAAAAATAAAAAAGAATATAACCCCATTGAAAATAATTACTGTTCATGATATTTATACAGCGAAAGGAAAGGTAAATTTTAAAATTATTAAAAACATTGCTCACGCAGATGCAATATTTTGTCCATCCAACTATACAGCAAATGATATTCGTACAATTTTGAAAATTAACAAACCCGTATATGTTACTTATAATCCTTTAGATCCATCATTTTATTGTATGGGTACTGATGATAAATTAAAAATGAGAAAAAATATTTTAAAAGAAAGATCGTCTCGCAAAGTCTTGTTATCTATAGCATCAGAAATGCCCAGGAAAAATTTTGAAAAATTGTTAGAAGTATTATTTCTATTTAATACTTCAATGAAGGAAAAGATACTATTGATTAAGGTAGGCCAGTTTACAAAATTAAGATATAAATATATTAATATTGCAAAAAAATTTGGAATAGAGAATGACATTTTATGGATAAATTATGCAAACGAAAAAGATTTGTTATATCTATATAATATTTCAGATATTTTTATTACATTAAGTGATGTCGAAGGTTTTTGTATGCCTTTGATTGAAGCCATGGCTTGTGGATTACCTATAATTGGGTCGAAATCTTCTGCCATCCCAGAAATTGTAGGAAATGCAGGAATATTGGTAAATAATAATGATAATAAAGAAATTATTGAGGCGATAAACACATTGTTGTATAATATTGATAAAAGAAATGAGGTTATTGAAAATGGATTTAATAGAATAAGAGCATTCCACGAACAAGAAATAAGTAGAATATATTTTGAATCGTATTTAACAGCCTTGGAAAAGGGATTGAATGTTAAGTAA
- a CDS encoding glycosyltransferase family 4 protein codes for MKKILLIGNANSNSSSRIFQNLIIDLIQQNRNITVISGNKPHKNNVEWISVSELSDIFIINFIFIQLKIMKYILKSYHNYNDIVILIEHFVFINILCRILNIKNIIFVDGKSVNTFSSTFSKISFHYASKLIVPATSLIKDWKIEKFKPKIFLSKYYIDINKFYIKKDYKNRNKNIGFIGRFTEEKRLSLFLEFCSLVINIDPKIKIYIAGDGRLKKDLIYNIQKYNMENKVRLCGWIEDNKLADFYNELRLLIITSKVEGGPLVALESMSCGTPILSTKVGIIEDVIVDGINGYIFNEENIMNQAIKVVKLLNSEELNTVSVNARNTIVNNYSYESGIQDMNKIL; via the coding sequence ATGAAAAAAATATTATTAATTGGTAACGCTAATTCTAATAGTAGTAGCAGAATATTTCAAAATTTAATCATAGACCTCATCCAACAAAATCGAAACATCACTGTCATCAGTGGTAATAAACCGCATAAAAATAACGTTGAATGGATTTCAGTATCAGAATTATCAGACATTTTTATAATAAATTTTATATTTATCCAATTAAAAATTATGAAATATATCTTAAAGAGTTATCATAATTACAACGACATTGTAATATTGATAGAACATTTTGTATTTATTAATATTTTATGTAGAATATTAAATATTAAAAATATTATTTTTGTGGATGGGAAATCAGTAAATACATTTTCATCAACATTTTCAAAGATTAGTTTTCATTATGCCAGTAAATTGATTGTTCCAGCAACGAGTTTAATTAAAGACTGGAAAATTGAAAAATTCAAACCAAAAATTTTTCTATCGAAATATTATATTGATATAAATAAATTTTATATAAAGAAAGATTATAAAAATCGAAATAAAAATATAGGTTTTATTGGTCGTTTTACTGAAGAAAAAAGGTTATCGTTATTTTTAGAATTTTGTTCATTAGTTATTAATATAGATCCAAAAATAAAGATTTACATTGCTGGAGATGGACGATTAAAAAAAGATTTGATATACAACATTCAAAAATACAATATGGAGAATAAAGTAAGATTATGTGGTTGGATCGAAGATAATAAACTAGCAGATTTTTATAACGAGCTTAGATTATTAATTATCACTTCAAAGGTAGAAGGAGGGCCACTAGTTGCATTAGAATCGATGTCTTGTGGAACACCGATTTTATCTACTAAGGTTGGAATCATTGAAGATGTAATTGTGGATGGCATAAATGGATATATTTTTAATGAAGAAAATATAATGAATCAGGCGATTAAAGTTGTTAAGTTATTAAATTCCGAAGAATTAAATACTGTTTCTGTGAACGCAAGAAATACAATTGTAAATAATTATAGTTATGAATCTGGTATTCAAGATATGAATAAAATTCTATAA